The DNA sequence CGCATCGCCCGGAGGCTGGAGGAGGCTCCCTTCACCCACTTTCTCGAAGATGCCAGCGGACGAGTGGTCTGGGAAATCTATCACAACGACGCCGCGCCGGTGCCTGACTACCGGGCGCAAGATCCCTTGGTTTTTCACTGGGCCCTCGCCGTCGATGACGCCGTGGCCGAGCGGGCCCGGCTCGAAGCAGCCGGAGCCACTCTCTTCCAGGAAGTCAGGCCCGCCGATGGATCGCTGCTGCTCATGATGCGCGACCCTTTCGGTCTGCCGCTTCAGCTCTGCCAAAGGGCCGTTCCCTTCAAATAAACCTCCCCGCCGGACGCAGCGGAGTATTTCAACAACACGGTGAGATCGAGCCGACGCCTCCTTGTCGGGCGGGGCGTGGACCCGCAGCCTCTCTCCGTCGCCTCAACCCCGCACCTAGCAGCACGACCAAGGCGGCGAGGCTTTGCTCCAAAAACGAACCAACCCGGGCCTCTTCAAGGCTAGGGAGCTGGGATGGCTCGCAGGTCCTCCGCCAGTCCCGGATAGTCCGGATCCAAGGCCAGCGCCGCCTCCAAATGGGTCCGGGCCCTGTCGTACGCGCCTGCGTCCAGCAGCGAATATCCCAGGGCCAGCCGAGCCTCCAGCAGCTCCGGACTCGACTCGAGCAGCTCGCTCATCCAGTCACGCCCTTGCTCGGGGCGGACCCGCAACAGCAGCAGGCCGTAGTCGCTGGCGATCGACGGGTCGCTTCCCGCTTCCTGCGCTTGCAGGACCCGCCGATACGCCGCTTCCGCCTGCTCCCAGTTTTCCAGCAAATGGTGAAGCCGGGCCAACTGACGCTCGGCGTCCATGCCTCCATTCGCCCGGTTCCGCCAGTGGAGCAAAGCCTGCTCCGCCAACTCTCCCCGTCCTTCGTCTACGCAAACGGTGACGAGATCCGCGTAGGGAAATTCTCGAGCGGCCGCGGCCGCTTCCGAGACGGCGCCCTCCTCACCCCAGACCATTTCAGCCCAGCCGAGCAGCGCGTCAGGAAATCCCGGATACAGTCGCAACGCTTTCCCGAACAGCGTCGATGCCTGGTCTAAGTGCCCCCACCGGGCATGGCGTTGAGCGAGCGAAGTCAAGCGCTGGGCCTCGTAGCAGTGGGAATCGACAAACTCGAGCTGATCGTCCCAGCCTCGCGACAAGCTGGCTACCGAAGCCTCGAAACGGTCTCGAATCTGCTTAGCCGCTTCGATGTCGCCAGTTTCCAAATACAAATCGCCTAGAAGCTCGTATGGAGCCGTCGCCCTTGGCTCCGCTTCCAGGGCTTGCAGCAACCACTGCTCCGCAAGCTCGAAACGTCCTTCGCCCAGAGCTGCTCCAGCCAAGCCGACCATGGCCCACGCGTCTCCCGACGAACTGGCTAATCGCGACTGAAACGCCTGACGCGCCGCCTCCCATTCCCCCAGCTGGAGCAAGGCCTCGCCGCGGCGCTGATGGGCATACG is a window from the Pelagicoccus sp. SDUM812003 genome containing:
- a CDS encoding VOC family protein: MRFEHFAINVPSPARVADWYVAHCGMRIARRLEEAPFTHFLEDASGRVVWEIYHNDAAPVPDYRAQDPLVFHWALAVDDAVAERARLEAAGATLFQEVRPADGSLLLMMRDPFGLPLQLCQRAVPFK
- a CDS encoding tetratricopeptide repeat protein; translated protein: MYRRFFKQVAPLLVSLAIVGGLSLLVTQFSKQVGKPFERLVVETLPEIPPLHGWPDSFVERLDAAHSGLSETGDGQARALAELAFLYFANGFTREAESCLLGLEAYQPENGRWPYLIAALRDDYSDTRRQLRYLDRALALDPTIAYAHQRRGEALLQLGEWEAARQAFQSRLASSSGDAWAMVGLAGAALGEGRFELAEQWLLQALEAEPRATAPYELLGDLYLETGDIEAAKQIRDRFEASVASLSRGWDDQLEFVDSHCYEAQRLTSLAQRHARWGHLDQASTLFGKALRLYPGFPDALLGWAEMVWGEEGAVSEAAAAAREFPYADLVTVCVDEGRGELAEQALLHWRNRANGGMDAERQLARLHHLLENWEQAEAAYRRVLQAQEAGSDPSIASDYGLLLLRVRPEQGRDWMSELLESSPELLEARLALGYSLLDAGAYDRARTHLEAALALDPDYPGLAEDLRAIPAP